Proteins from a genomic interval of Solidesulfovibrio sp.:
- the rfbD gene encoding dTDP-4-dehydrorhamnose reductase: MSGEKKGRAIVLGGKTGLLGRPLTAALEAAGFAVMPTTRGDLDPFDTGAVARALHAFEATHLFNTVAYTAVDAAEDDVEAAYRLNRDLPGLLARACGPAKATLVQYSTDFVFDGEATAPYTEEDPTDPRSVYGASKLAGERAILEAGLPDYQILRTAWLYGPGKKNFVATILGLARTRPELSVVADQVGSPTGTLDLAGWSADLAATGKTGIFHAVGSGQASWCELAAEAVAAAGLPCRVLPIPSSGYPQKAWRPRYSVLANAKLAAAIGRTPRPWRQSLREYVYSQEQAAD, translated from the coding sequence ATGAGCGGGGAAAAAAAGGGCCGGGCCATCGTGCTCGGCGGCAAGACCGGGCTGCTCGGCCGGCCGCTGACCGCCGCCCTGGAGGCGGCCGGGTTCGCCGTGATGCCCACCACCCGCGGCGACCTCGACCCCTTCGACACCGGGGCCGTGGCCCGCGCCCTCCATGCCTTCGAGGCCACCCACCTGTTCAACACCGTGGCCTACACCGCCGTGGACGCGGCCGAGGACGACGTCGAGGCGGCCTACCGCCTCAACCGCGACCTGCCGGGACTCCTCGCCCGGGCCTGCGGCCCGGCCAAGGCCACGCTCGTCCAGTACAGCACGGATTTCGTTTTCGACGGCGAGGCCACGGCGCCCTACACGGAAGAGGACCCCACCGACCCGCGCTCGGTCTACGGGGCGAGCAAGCTGGCCGGCGAGCGGGCCATCCTGGAGGCGGGGCTGCCCGACTACCAGATTTTGCGCACGGCCTGGCTGTACGGGCCGGGCAAGAAGAACTTCGTGGCCACCATCCTGGGCCTGGCCAGGACCCGCCCGGAACTGTCGGTCGTGGCCGACCAGGTCGGCTCCCCCACCGGCACCCTGGACCTGGCCGGCTGGTCGGCGGACCTGGCCGCCACGGGCAAAACGGGCATCTTCCACGCCGTGGGCTCGGGCCAGGCCAGCTGGTGCGAGCTGGCGGCCGAGGCCGTGGCCGCCGCCGGGCTGCCCTGCCGGGTGCTGCCCATCCCGTCCTCGGGCTACCCGCAAAAAGCCTGGCGACCCCGGTATTCGGTGCTGGCCAACGCCAAGCTGGCCGCGGCCATCGGCCGCACGCCGCGGCCTTGGCGGCAAAGCCTACGGGAATACGTCTATTCGCAGGAACAGGCCGCCGACTGA
- a CDS encoding hybrid sensor histidine kinase/response regulator has protein sequence MSDPRILLASRNAALAAALVRHCGGTSTPGSIRSGEPETVMRLLAEHGCCGVLLCVVDMDLPEPAVAKLAAAAKAAGVPWLAAGDCYTPGLRQRAEALDAIDFVVADPEEPERVAQFAHRLLRNRQVRILVVEDSAFMRAHLRRQLRRYQFRVHSAKNSDMALAILDQRPDIAAVIIDYDMPGQNGLDLTRAIRRRFRHREVCLIGISGKAPRSISSEFLKNGADDYLHKPFEREELYCRVLHGVEAVERMLEIKRLERLRRMFLSMLAHDLKSPAGGIVGAANLILDGLCGHVGGEVREMAAVISQAGRRLCSLASNMQDLTRLETGRLEPSLAANRLDGLVMERVRLAEATASGKGIRMRAEVADLPLLAFDPDLMARLLDNLLSNAVKFSPPRSEVRVELVLAADEAVIRVRDQGPGILPEERERLFKPFERLSARPTAGEKSLGLGLAIAEGIALAHGGRIWVESEPGQGATFCFTLPMTLPPDQSAACSCE, from the coding sequence ATGTCTGACCCGCGCATCCTACTCGCCTCGCGAAACGCCGCCCTGGCCGCCGCCCTGGTCCGGCACTGCGGCGGCACATCCACTCCCGGCTCCATACGGTCGGGCGAGCCCGAAACCGTCATGCGGCTTTTGGCCGAACACGGATGTTGCGGCGTGCTCCTGTGCGTGGTGGACATGGATCTGCCGGAACCGGCGGTCGCCAAGCTGGCCGCGGCGGCCAAGGCGGCCGGCGTTCCATGGCTCGCGGCCGGGGACTGCTATACGCCCGGGTTACGGCAACGGGCCGAAGCCCTCGACGCCATCGATTTCGTGGTGGCCGATCCGGAAGAGCCCGAGCGCGTGGCCCAGTTCGCCCACCGCCTGCTTCGAAACCGCCAGGTCCGCATCCTGGTGGTGGAGGATTCGGCCTTCATGCGCGCCCATCTGCGACGCCAACTGCGCCGCTACCAGTTCCGGGTGCATTCGGCCAAGAACAGCGACATGGCCCTGGCCATCCTCGATCAGCGGCCGGACATCGCCGCCGTCATCATCGATTACGACATGCCCGGCCAAAACGGCCTGGACCTGACCCGGGCCATCCGGCGGCGCTTCCGCCACCGCGAGGTCTGCCTCATCGGCATTTCGGGCAAGGCCCCCCGCTCCATTTCCTCGGAATTCCTCAAAAACGGGGCCGACGATTACCTGCACAAGCCCTTCGAGCGCGAGGAGCTCTACTGCCGGGTGCTCCACGGCGTCGAGGCCGTGGAACGCATGCTCGAAATCAAGCGCCTGGAGCGGTTGCGGCGCATGTTCCTGTCCATGCTGGCCCACGACCTCAAAAGCCCGGCCGGCGGTATCGTCGGCGCGGCCAACCTCATCCTCGACGGCCTGTGCGGCCATGTCGGGGGCGAGGTGCGGGAGATGGCGGCGGTCATCAGCCAGGCCGGCCGGCGGCTGTGTTCCCTGGCCTCCAACATGCAGGACCTCACCCGCCTGGAAACCGGGCGCCTGGAGCCGTCCCTGGCCGCGAACCGGCTCGACGGCCTGGTCATGGAGCGCGTGCGCCTGGCCGAGGCCACGGCCTCGGGCAAGGGCATCCGGATGCGGGCCGAGGTGGCGGACCTGCCCCTTCTGGCTTTCGATCCCGACCTGATGGCCCGGTTGCTGGACAACCTGCTGTCCAACGCCGTCAAATTCTCGCCGCCGCGCTCCGAGGTCCGGGTGGAACTGGTGCTGGCGGCCGACGAGGCCGTCATCCGGGTGCGCGACCAGGGGCCCGGCATCCTGCCCGAGGAGCGCGAACGGCTGTTCAAGCCCTTCGAGCGCCTGTCCGCCCGACCCACGGCCGGCGAAAAAAGCCTGGGCCTGGGCCTGGCCATCGCCGAGGGCATCGCCCTGGCCCATGGCGGCCGCATCTGGGTGGAAAGCGAGCCCGGGCAGGGTGCGACGTTTTGCTTCACCCTGCCCATGACCCTGCCGCCGGATCAGTCGGCGGCCTGTTCCTGCGAATAG
- a CDS encoding 2-amino-3,7-dideoxy-D-threo-hept-6-ulosonate synthase, translating into MTIGKSIRLERIVNRDTGRTIIVPLDHGVSVGPIEGIADMREAVTGIVAGGANAVLMHKGVVRCGHRARGRDVGLIIHLSASTNLSPFPNAKTLVCTVEEALRLGADAVSVHVNLGDETEANMLLDLGLVTEAAASWSIPVLAMVYARGPKIKNEFDADVVAHCARVGNELGADIVKVPYTGDPDSFAKVVAGCCVPVVIAGGPKIDSRRGLLEMIRDSVLAGGAGLSVGRNIFQDPQPTELLKAVTAIVHENASVEQAMEMLGRG; encoded by the coding sequence ATGACCATCGGCAAATCCATCCGCCTCGAACGCATCGTCAACCGCGACACCGGCCGCACCATCATCGTTCCCCTCGACCACGGCGTGTCCGTGGGCCCCATCGAAGGCATCGCCGACATGCGCGAGGCCGTGACCGGGATCGTCGCCGGCGGGGCCAACGCCGTGCTCATGCACAAGGGCGTGGTGCGCTGCGGCCACCGGGCGCGCGGCCGCGACGTGGGGCTGATCATCCATCTTTCGGCCAGCACGAACCTGTCCCCCTTCCCCAATGCCAAGACGCTGGTGTGCACGGTCGAGGAGGCGCTCCGGCTCGGGGCCGACGCCGTGTCCGTGCATGTCAACCTCGGCGACGAGACCGAGGCCAACATGCTCCTCGACCTGGGGCTCGTCACCGAGGCGGCCGCTTCCTGGAGCATTCCGGTGCTGGCCATGGTCTACGCGCGCGGCCCCAAGATCAAAAACGAGTTCGACGCCGATGTCGTCGCCCACTGCGCCCGGGTGGGCAACGAACTCGGGGCGGACATCGTCAAGGTGCCCTACACCGGCGACCCGGACAGCTTCGCCAAGGTGGTGGCCGGCTGCTGCGTGCCGGTGGTCATCGCCGGCGGGCCGAAAATCGACTCGCGGCGCGGACTGCTGGAGATGATCCGCGACAGCGTCCTGGCCGGCGGCGCCGGGCTGTCTGTCGGGCGCAACATCTTCCAGGACCCGCAGCCCACGGAGCTCCTCAAGGCCGTCACGGCCATCGTCCACGAAAACGCCTCCGTGGAGCAGGCCATGGAGATGCTGGGACGGGGGTAG
- a CDS encoding CerR family C-terminal domain-containing protein, with protein sequence MTPDANPDAPAKAKPDGRPGDQRLTKGQRTRERLLEEALRLFAERGYAGVGIREVATAAQTNIASIAFHFSGKDGLYQAVVTRVAEELARLHQAALDTAAARPDGGITPAQRAGEVVAALVAALLASNRSRWMSLLLQREFITPTASFAIIYDQAINPTLEALADLVARARGLAPSALDGKALAFSLFIMASAFSRNKNTFLHFAQAPAYAAGDAATIGRALADFVARGLSSSE encoded by the coding sequence ATGACGCCCGATGCCAACCCCGACGCGCCCGCCAAGGCCAAGCCCGACGGCCGGCCCGGAGACCAGCGCCTGACCAAGGGCCAGCGCACCCGGGAACGGCTCTTGGAAGAGGCCCTGCGCCTTTTCGCCGAGCGCGGCTACGCCGGGGTCGGCATCCGCGAGGTGGCCACGGCGGCGCAAACCAACATCGCCTCCATCGCCTTTCATTTCTCCGGCAAGGACGGGCTCTACCAAGCGGTCGTCACGCGGGTGGCCGAGGAATTGGCCCGGCTGCACCAGGCGGCCCTGGACACGGCGGCCGCGCGCCCGGATGGCGGCATCACCCCGGCGCAACGGGCCGGCGAAGTGGTGGCCGCCCTCGTGGCCGCCCTGCTCGCCTCCAACCGCTCCCGGTGGATGAGCCTGCTGTTGCAGCGGGAATTCATCACCCCGACGGCCAGCTTCGCCATCATCTACGACCAGGCCATCAACCCCACCCTGGAGGCCCTGGCCGACCTGGTCGCCCGGGCGCGGGGCCTGGCCCCGTCGGCCCTCGACGGCAAGGCCCTGGCTTTTTCGCTTTTTATCATGGCCAGCGCCTTTTCGCGCAACAAGAACACCTTCCTGCATTTCGCCCAGGCGCCCGCCTACGCGGCCGGGGATGCGGCGACCATCGGCCGCGCCCTGGCCGATTTCGTCGCGCGGGGGCTTTCGTCATCGGAATAG